In the genome of Neofelis nebulosa isolate mNeoNeb1 chromosome 8, mNeoNeb1.pri, whole genome shotgun sequence, one region contains:
- the LOC131519550 gene encoding keratin, type II cytoskeletal 6A, which yields MSSKSTVRSQSVSHRGFSTSSARVPGVCRSGFSSVSVSRSRGTGGLGGVCGGAGFGSRSLYSLGGSKRISIGGGSCAISGGYGGRVGGGFGYGGGAASGFGFGAAAGGGFGLGGGAGFAGGYGGSGFPVCPPGGIQEVTINQNLLTPLNLQIDPTIQRVRTEEREQIKTLNNKFASFIDKVRFLEQQNKVLDTKWTLLQEQGTKTVRQNLEPLFEQYINNLRRQLDSILGERGRLDTELRGMQDMVEDFKNKYEDEINKRTAAENEFVTLKKDVDAAYMNKVELQAKVDALMDEINFTRALYEAELAQMQTHISDTSVVLSMDNNRNLDLDSIIAEVKAQYEEIAQKSRAEAESWYQSKYEELQVTAGRHGDDLRNTKQEIAEINRMIQRLRSEIDHVKKQCANLQSAIADAEQRGEMALKDAKNKLADLEDALQKAKQDMARLLKEYQELMNVKLALDVEIATYRKLLEGEECRLSGEGVGQVNISVVQSTVSGGYGSAGGYGSASGVGSGAGLGGGSGYSYGSGHSLGAGFSSSSGRGIGGGFSSSGGSSSTIKYTTTSSSSRKSYKH from the exons ATGTCTAGCAAATCCACCGTGAGGAGCCAAAGCGTCAGCCACCGTGGCTTCAGCACCAGCTCAGCCAGAGTCCCAGGGGTCTGCCGCTCTGGCTTCAGCAGTGTCTCTGTGTCCCGCTCCAGGGGCACTGGTGGCCTCGGTGGAGTGTGTGGAGGAGCTGGCTTTGGGAGCAGGAGCCTCTATAGCCTGGGCGGCTCCAAGAGGATCTCCATCGGAGGGGGCAGCTGTGCCATCAGTGGTGGATATGGTGGCCGAGTTGGAGGTGGCTTTGGCTATGGAGGTGGAGCTGCCAGTGGATTTGGTTTTGGTGCCGCAGCTGGTGGTGGCTTTGGGCTCGGTGGTGGAGCTGGTTTTGCTGGTGGCTATGGGGGCTCTGGCTTCCCTGTGTGCCCCCCTGGAGGCATCCAAGAGGTCACCATCAACCAGAACCTCCTCACTCCTCTGAACCTGCAAATCGACCCCACCATCCAGCGGGTGAGGACTGAGGAGCGGGAGCAGATCAAGACCCTCAACAACAAGTTCGCCTCCTTCATCGACAAG GTGCGATTCCTGGAACAACAGAACAAGGTCCTGGACACCAAGTGGACTCTGCTCCAGGAGCAGGGCACCAAGACCGTGAGGCAGAACCTGGAGCCCTTGTTTGAGCAGTACATCAACAACCTCAGGAGACAGCTAGACAGCATCCTGGGGGAGAGGGGCCGCCTGGACACAGAGCTCAGGGGCATGCAGGACATGGTGGAGGACTTCAAGAACAA ATACGAAGATGAAATCAACAAGCGCACAGCAGCAGAGAATGAATTTGTGACTCTAAAGAAG GATGTGGATGCTGCCTACATGAATAAGGTTGAATTGCAAGCCAAGGTAGATGCTCTCATGGATGAGATCAACTTCACCAGAGCCTTGTATGAAGCA GAACTGGCTCAGATGCAAACCCACATCTCAGACACTTCCGTGGTCCTGTCCATGGACAACAACCGTAACCTGGACCTGGACAGCATCATCGCTGAAGTCAAAGCCCAATATGAGGAGATCGCTCAGAAGAGCCGGGCTGAGGCTGAGTCCTGGTACCAGAGCAAG TATGAAGAGCTGCAGGTCACCGCAGGTAGACACGGGGATGATCTGCGCAACACCAAGCAGGAGATTGCTGAGATCAACCGCATGATCCAGAGGCTGAGATCCGAGATCGACCATGTCAAGAAGCAG TGTGCCAACCTGCAGTCCGCTATTGCTGATGCTGAACAGCGTGGGGAGATGGCCCTCAAGGATGCCAAGAACAAGCTGGCTGATCTGGAGGATGCTCTGCAGAAGGCCAAGCAGGACATGGCCCGGCTGCTGAAGGAGTACCAGGAGCTGATGAATGTCAAGCTAGCCCTGGACGTGGAGATTGCCACCTACAGGAAGCTGCTGGAGGGCGAGGAGTGCAG GCTGAGTGGGGAAGGTGTTGGACAAGTCAACATCT CTGTGGTGCAGTCCACCGTCTCCGGAGGCTATGGCAGCGCTGGCGGCTATGGCAGTGCCAGCGGTGTGGGCAGTGGTGCAGGCCTGGGTGGAGGCAGCGGCTACTCCTATGGCAGTGGCCACAGCCTGGGAGCTGGCTTCAGTTCCAGCAGTGGCAGAGGCATTGGGGGTGGCTTCAGCTCCTCTGGGGGCAGCAGTTCCACCATCAAATACACCACCACCTCATCCTCCAGCAGGAAGAGCTACAAGCACTAA